A single Planctomycetaceae bacterium DNA region contains:
- a CDS encoding Rieske (2Fe-2S) protein, producing the protein MTDEFHSVARIGDIPEGQGRCFTVHGTMVGVFLDKGSYFAINDFCPHMGASLSEGYVEDGMVLCPWHAWRFRLCDGAWMDNTKSNIRSASYEVRIEGEEIQVKVPPPEPRADASNGTPKS; encoded by the coding sequence ATGACTGATGAATTCCATTCTGTCGCCAGAATCGGCGACATCCCTGAAGGGCAGGGGCGCTGCTTCACGGTTCACGGAACGATGGTTGGCGTCTTTCTGGACAAGGGAAGTTACTTCGCCATCAACGACTTTTGTCCGCACATGGGCGCTTCGTTGTCCGAGGGCTACGTGGAAGATGGCATGGTTCTGTGCCCGTGGCACGCCTGGCGGTTCCGACTTTGTGATGGAGCATGGATGGACAATACAAAAAGCAATATTCGCTCGGCCAGTTACGAAGTTCGAATCGAAGGCGAGGAAATTCAGGTCAAAGTGCCGCCTCCTGAACCCAGGGCCGACGCGTCGAATGGAACGCCAAAAAGTTAG
- a CDS encoding RNA polymerase sigma factor has protein sequence MPASEADRQLVKRIRSGEADAWQECIDLYEGRLLAFARTRLQDRSVAEDIVQETFMGFLKALPNYDDRTPLESWLFSIAAHKLVDFLRRSGRRPTVPLLTSESKDGAQRDITGPGRAASSMMRSHEQSNAESAVIESCLRELIAGFKESGAWERLQCVELIFVLGWANKDVAARLNLTEQAVANHKFFVVSKLKEAAKTARLQNVNLDGMGLE, from the coding sequence ATGCCCGCCAGTGAAGCCGATCGCCAGCTCGTGAAACGTATCCGATCCGGGGAAGCCGATGCGTGGCAGGAATGCATTGACCTGTACGAAGGGCGATTGCTGGCCTTCGCGCGAACACGTCTTCAGGATCGATCTGTTGCCGAAGATATCGTGCAGGAGACCTTCATGGGATTCCTGAAAGCCCTTCCTAACTACGATGATCGGACACCGCTTGAATCCTGGCTGTTCTCAATCGCCGCCCACAAGCTTGTGGATTTTCTGCGGCGATCAGGACGTCGTCCAACCGTGCCATTGCTGACATCAGAATCGAAAGACGGCGCGCAGAGGGATATTACGGGCCCCGGGCGGGCCGCTTCGAGCATGATGCGCAGTCACGAACAATCGAATGCCGAATCTGCCGTTATTGAATCATGCCTTCGCGAACTCATCGCCGGGTTTAAAGAATCCGGAGCCTGGGAGCGGCTTCAGTGCGTGGAACTGATCTTTGTTCTGGGCTGGGCCAATAAGGACGTCGCAGCACGATTGAATCTGACTGAGCAGGCGGTGGCCAACCATAAATTCTTTGTCGTGTCGAAACTGAAGGAGGCTGCAAAAACGGCCAGACTTCAGAACGTCAATCTGGACGGAATGGGTCTCGAGTAG
- a CDS encoding rhomboid family intramembrane serine protease has product MLIPVSTDAPIYHFPWGTIVLIVANVVCFVVNGGGYIDDGRLEPWMLEYGNGINPLEWLSSMFAHHGAMHLIGNMIFLWGFGLVVEGKLGFRRFLTLYLAIGLTQGALVDLLTLHRTDAFVLKHVIGPEFGIENIDELADLIASDEIPQQQARLYAAEIIQAARGRCLGASGAIFGVMAVALVWAPKNDMSVLMFLAFRVFFFDISIMWYSILYFGMNLFGVLVDRFEMDTSGLHILGAIVGFGAGVVYLKKDWVDCENWDLFAVLSGKYGRFAQEDWALGAHGRPDKDYSKIPLPGEAVEEDPEPPASTAQSAGSRKRQKEPVETSVGAPAFPVTRNMRPIANAIDEGDFMGASNMLFELRMVDSSSLLDPDRLKALSLGLVRANVLEEAEVYLQEYIERFPDDNIWATLRLAHILITAQSRPSAGLEMLRTLKGKPLSDQQKDQARKLMNYAKKQIALGVQDAEPEW; this is encoded by the coding sequence ATGTTAATCCCCGTCAGCACCGACGCCCCGATTTATCATTTTCCGTGGGGAACGATTGTTCTGATCGTAGCCAACGTCGTGTGTTTTGTGGTCAATGGCGGAGGTTACATCGATGACGGAAGGCTGGAGCCATGGATGCTGGAATACGGAAACGGCATCAACCCACTCGAATGGTTGTCTTCAATGTTCGCCCACCATGGCGCGATGCACTTAATTGGCAACATGATATTTCTTTGGGGATTCGGCCTGGTCGTAGAGGGCAAACTGGGGTTCCGCCGATTCCTCACTCTGTATCTTGCCATCGGTCTGACACAGGGGGCCCTGGTTGACTTACTCACACTGCACCGAACGGATGCCTTCGTCCTGAAGCACGTGATCGGACCGGAATTTGGAATCGAAAACATCGATGAACTCGCCGATCTGATTGCTTCGGATGAAATTCCGCAGCAGCAGGCCAGGCTCTACGCGGCGGAAATTATTCAGGCAGCCAGGGGACGTTGCCTGGGCGCATCCGGCGCCATTTTTGGGGTGATGGCGGTTGCTCTGGTCTGGGCTCCAAAGAATGACATGAGCGTTCTGATGTTCCTGGCGTTTCGTGTGTTCTTCTTTGATATCTCGATCATGTGGTATTCGATCCTGTACTTCGGCATGAACCTCTTCGGCGTGCTGGTCGACCGGTTCGAGATGGACACTTCCGGATTGCATATTCTGGGTGCGATCGTTGGGTTTGGCGCAGGTGTGGTCTATCTGAAAAAGGACTGGGTTGATTGTGAAAACTGGGACCTGTTCGCAGTGCTGAGCGGAAAGTACGGACGCTTCGCGCAGGAAGACTGGGCTCTGGGCGCGCATGGTCGTCCCGACAAGGACTACTCCAAAATCCCGTTGCCGGGCGAGGCCGTCGAAGAAGATCCGGAACCACCTGCCTCCACTGCTCAGAGTGCCGGGAGCAGGAAACGTCAAAAGGAACCTGTGGAAACGTCAGTCGGCGCGCCAGCCTTCCCGGTCACAAGGAACATGAGGCCCATCGCAAACGCGATCGATGAAGGCGATTTCATGGGTGCCTCGAACATGCTGTTCGAATTAAGAATGGTGGATTCATCTTCCCTGCTGGATCCAGACCGGTTAAAGGCTCTGTCTCTTGGGCTGGTTCGTGCGAATGTACTGGAAGAAGCGGAGGTCTATCTCCAGGAATACATCGAACGGTTTCCTGATGACAACATCTGGGCGACGCTTCGGTTGGCCCACATCCTGATCACGGCCCAGTCACGGCCTTCTGCCGGACTTGAGATGTTGCGAACGCTCAAGGGCAAACCGCTCAGCGACCAGCAAAAAGACCAGGCTCGCAAGCTGATGAATTACGCAAAAAAGCAAATCGCCCTGGGCGTTCAGGATGCCGAACCCGAATGGTAG
- a CDS encoding type I 3-dehydroquinate dehydratase: MICISVTPESRTLAPADLLNASRQCDLIELCLDHFLKEPNVAELIRSIEKPVLVSCRRPKDGGHWQGTEEQRITLLRSAIVAEPAYIELDLDIAPGIPRFGNTKRVIAYTSLNRPLSRIDDVFEKCYQAKADIVKVTWPTENLDAAWPLLAAVTQKRELPVVGQGMGHSGITFSLLGKRFQSPWIYAALEKGMEAFEHQPSINELKEDFSWDDIDSRTQFFGIVSGGRCDAVTARTLNAAFRSMDRNIRCLPIIPGDLKRLPRMLATLKINALICDPLNPGGLNEMTTESGEANSSSGYADLLMQKGDRWTATSTIMDSIDRVGQQAGGSPDWTGRGSVLICGHGSLAKHLAAEFLRRGAAVSLASPSDNAASAAAKSVGARQASWASVYDLRIDTIAVAAEEVQCGSGRGQLNPGIIRERMTMVDLSGYPDDSRFAEESRARGARLISGSDVFQMQMRLQFRKLTGRDLPV, encoded by the coding sequence ATCGAAAAACCTGTGCTGGTTTCATGCCGCCGTCCCAAAGATGGCGGCCACTGGCAGGGCACCGAAGAGCAGCGAATCACCCTGCTGCGCAGTGCGATTGTGGCGGAACCCGCCTACATTGAACTTGATCTTGATATCGCTCCCGGGATCCCCCGGTTCGGAAACACCAAACGTGTCATTGCTTACACCAGTCTGAACCGGCCGCTCAGCAGAATCGACGATGTGTTTGAAAAGTGTTATCAGGCAAAGGCCGATATCGTCAAAGTTACCTGGCCCACCGAAAATCTGGATGCCGCATGGCCACTGCTTGCAGCAGTCACGCAGAAGCGTGAACTCCCGGTGGTCGGTCAGGGGATGGGACACTCGGGAATTACGTTTTCGTTGCTGGGGAAGCGATTTCAATCCCCATGGATTTACGCTGCTCTCGAAAAAGGCATGGAGGCATTTGAGCATCAGCCTTCAATCAATGAATTGAAAGAGGATTTCAGCTGGGATGACATCGACAGCAGGACTCAATTCTTTGGAATTGTCAGCGGTGGTCGGTGCGACGCCGTGACAGCTCGCACCCTGAACGCAGCGTTTCGATCGATGGACCGCAATATTCGATGCCTTCCGATCATACCGGGTGATCTGAAACGCCTGCCCCGGATGCTGGCAACTCTGAAAATCAACGCACTGATTTGCGATCCATTAAATCCTGGTGGCCTGAATGAAATGACTACTGAAAGCGGAGAAGCCAATTCGTCTTCGGGTTACGCCGACTTGTTGATGCAGAAAGGCGATCGGTGGACGGCGACTTCGACCATCATGGATTCCATCGACCGCGTCGGCCAGCAGGCTGGGGGATCTCCCGACTGGACCGGGCGCGGCAGTGTGCTGATTTGCGGACACGGCTCGCTCGCGAAGCATTTGGCCGCAGAATTTCTGCGACGCGGGGCCGCTGTCAGCCTGGCAAGTCCTTCGGACAATGCCGCCTCAGCGGCTGCAAAGTCTGTTGGCGCGAGGCAGGCTTCCTGGGCCTCTGTCTATGATCTTCGGATCGACACCATTGCAGTGGCAGCAGAGGAAGTGCAATGCGGTTCAGGTCGAGGACAACTAAACCCGGGAATCATTCGCGAACGCATGACGATGGTGGATCTGTCCGGTTACCCCGACGACAGCCGGTTCGCAGAAGAATCACGCGCCCGGGGTGCTCGACTGATTTCGGGCAGCGATGTGTTTCAGATGCAAATGCGTTTACAATTTCGCAAGCTGACAGGACGCGATTTACCGGTCTGA